From the genome of Novipirellula caenicola, one region includes:
- a CDS encoding PEP-CTERM sorting domain-containing protein (PEP-CTERM proteins occur, often in large numbers, in the proteomes of bacteria that also encode an exosortase, a predicted intramembrane cysteine proteinase. The presence of a PEP-CTERM domain at a protein's C-terminus predicts cleavage within the sorting domain, followed by covalent anchoring to some some component of the (usually Gram-negative) cell surface. Many PEP-CTERM proteins exhibit an unusual sequence composition that includes large numbers of potential glycosylation sites. Expression of one such protein has been shown restore the ability of a bacterium to form floc, a type of biofilm.) yields the protein MLSIYKSVLLLLALVTLNVHQLDAAFVVKIGTGDPQVIPAVQAGGAPIVIPVSIYSTEASGPRTLTGYNLGFDFDTTGVGYSGVFTDFGVVFNPTFAANSGALLPDPDAENFDFQFVTSGNTGVDIFPYNSPTNTFHLFDLTFKASALAAPGFYDFVFEPNASHPGAFGGSDNINVVNGTSVDAVSLIAEGGQFEVQNASGVPEPSSMLALAGVFAVGGVRQWRKKRRGAAEPAAC from the coding sequence ATGTTGTCGATATACAAATCAGTGCTTCTACTATTAGCTTTGGTGACCCTTAATGTGCATCAGTTGGATGCTGCGTTCGTAGTGAAGATTGGTACAGGAGACCCACAGGTGATCCCAGCTGTCCAAGCAGGTGGCGCACCAATTGTGATTCCAGTCTCAATTTACTCCACTGAAGCATCGGGGCCACGTACGCTGACGGGCTACAACTTGGGTTTTGACTTTGATACTACTGGCGTTGGGTATAGTGGTGTATTTACGGATTTCGGCGTTGTTTTTAATCCTACCTTCGCTGCGAATAGTGGTGCGTTACTGCCGGACCCGGATGCTGAGAACTTTGACTTCCAATTCGTGACTTCAGGTAACACTGGAGTGGATATTTTCCCGTACAATTCACCGACAAACACCTTTCACTTGTTTGATTTGACTTTCAAGGCTTCTGCACTCGCCGCACCAGGTTTCTATGATTTTGTTTTCGAACCAAACGCATCGCACCCCGGTGCATTTGGAGGATCTGACAACATTAACGTTGTTAATGGAACCTCAGTAGATGCTGTATCCCTTATCGCAGAAGGTGGTCAGTTTGAGGTTCAGAACGCCTCGGGGGTTCCTGAACCCAGTTCCATGCTGGCTTTGGCCGGGGTGTTCGCTGTCGGTGGCGTACGGCAGTGGCGGAAGAAGAGACGGGGAGCCGCGGAGCCGGCTGCTTGTTAA
- a CDS encoding peptidase — translation MLRFAPRIVLVVLCVAAIAPRADAGLVIEVDFSGDSQYQAAFDRAAMTWQSLLVGYQDGFILNTSQGSSATHNQALSNVFIDASVEYIDGSGSVLGSAGPTAIGVDSSGFTLATDGLMRFDSADIGGLSESQIDSLILHEMAHVLGFGTLWTSNGVYVNGSGEFTGANATAAWQSEFGQVGTPDVELGGGAGTANGHWNEPDGGGALSGITDAMGRDLTFELMTGWLNPGSFISEMTVASFRDIGFSAQATSVPEPAAAGWMSAVTIVIVGVRRRQRRLRTE, via the coding sequence TTGCTCCGTTTTGCACCTCGAATCGTCCTGGTCGTTCTATGCGTCGCGGCGATTGCGCCGCGAGCGGATGCGGGGCTGGTGATCGAGGTTGATTTCAGCGGTGATTCCCAGTATCAGGCGGCATTTGACCGCGCGGCAATGACCTGGCAGTCGCTGCTGGTTGGCTACCAGGATGGCTTTATTCTCAACACAAGCCAGGGTAGTTCTGCCACCCACAACCAAGCTCTGAGCAACGTCTTTATTGATGCGTCGGTCGAATACATTGATGGATCGGGTTCGGTCCTAGGAAGCGCTGGCCCAACTGCCATCGGCGTCGACTCATCCGGCTTTACACTCGCTACCGATGGGTTGATGAGGTTTGATTCTGCCGACATCGGTGGACTCTCCGAAAGCCAAATTGATAGTCTGATTCTGCACGAGATGGCTCACGTGCTTGGCTTCGGAACGCTGTGGACAAGTAACGGCGTATACGTCAATGGTTCTGGTGAATTCACCGGCGCTAATGCCACGGCGGCTTGGCAATCGGAGTTCGGACAAGTAGGGACTCCGGATGTGGAACTTGGCGGTGGTGCCGGTACCGCGAACGGCCACTGGAACGAGCCGGACGGAGGCGGAGCATTGTCGGGCATCACCGATGCGATGGGCCGCGACTTGACGTTCGAGCTGATGACCGGATGGCTGAACCCAGGTTCGTTCATTAGCGAGATGACGGTGGCTTCGTTTCGGGATATTGGATTTTCGGCGCAGGCGACCTCGGTTCCTGAACCGGCTGCGGCTGGATGGATGTCGGCCGTTACCATCGTGATCGTCGGTGTCAGACGGCGTCAACGACGACTTCGAACCGAGTGA
- a CDS encoding DUF1553 domain-containing protein: protein MYRIPLALFVGLLVCGSAVAQPPSREQLDRFEIHVRPTLTRHCIACHGESKQEGGLRLTSLEDLLEGGDSGPAIVIGNPDESLLIEALRYESFEMPPEEPLENELISGLVDWIADGATWPAGVVLQPPPKISDEDRAWWCYQPITDPQPPAIKDDQWCRGDLDRFILARLENANIGPAFEADPHTLVRRIHFAITGLPPDAAAMQAASSPDFDYVAMVDDLLQSEAYGENQARFWLDLVRYADSDGYRADHARPDAHHYRDYVIRSFNEDKPYDRFIREQLAGDEIDPGNRDAHVATMYMRHWIYEHNQRDVETQWHEILHDITETTSDVFLAQGLKCARCHDHKFDPLLQKDFFRMKAFFAAFQPAEDHPVADAETRRIYQQQYAKWEAATADIRERLREIEYPVAIQHATREKADKFIDEIKAMIHKRPHERTPYEHQIASLAERQFDLPYDKLSQWLSEEQEAERQALQKQLAEFDSLKPKPLPTIDFVGSDVGPVAPVTYILDDKDKTPIAPGFITLLDESDAEITPPPASLRSTGRRTALAEWIASPDNPLTARVIVNRIWQQHFGTGLVETSSDFGRLGIPPTHPLLLDWLASRFIEEGWSLKKLHRRILLSATYRQTSLRPLDDALAAADPNNQLLWRMNPRRLSGEEINDAVLIASGELKSKKRAIYKTVRRNSPDPLLAAFDAPDRIRSVGKRHRTTTSPQALLLSNGSWSHDRAAAISKRFARSGDDEMLIANVYQSLLNRPPSLDEVQMAMEFLDHYAAATEDEPGEKIETLVSMPTTTGTAVDLKPGGPIRMSLATSKELPDGDFTVEAVVLLRSLYKDANVRTIVGHWNGSPKRAGWSFGVTSAKSAYKPRNLILQLVGKTATGDELHYEVVASNLRPELNKPYYVAASVKLDDTSEKGITFYMRDLTDKNAKLQVAHAKHSVIKEIRPENDLTIGDRFGKHQWDGLIDSIRIEARARDLSKVAQADSPEGLPNYVIDWQFENKDSIGFDSSGNKHHAWASIKNSTVAPPSDRARVALVHALLNSNEFIYVD, encoded by the coding sequence GTGTATCGAATTCCGCTTGCCCTCTTTGTTGGCCTGCTTGTCTGCGGAAGTGCTGTTGCTCAACCGCCCTCTCGCGAACAACTCGATCGGTTTGAAATCCATGTGCGTCCGACACTGACGCGGCACTGCATTGCGTGTCACGGCGAGTCCAAGCAAGAAGGTGGGCTGCGGTTGACGTCGCTCGAGGATTTACTCGAGGGCGGCGATTCGGGGCCAGCCATCGTCATCGGCAACCCCGACGAAAGCTTGCTGATCGAGGCTCTGCGGTACGAGTCGTTCGAGATGCCGCCTGAAGAACCACTCGAAAACGAGCTGATCAGCGGACTGGTGGATTGGATCGCCGATGGCGCCACTTGGCCCGCGGGCGTCGTGTTGCAACCGCCGCCGAAAATCAGCGATGAGGACCGTGCTTGGTGGTGTTACCAACCGATCACCGATCCTCAACCTCCCGCCATCAAAGATGATCAGTGGTGCCGTGGCGATCTAGACCGTTTCATCCTGGCACGACTTGAAAATGCGAACATCGGTCCCGCTTTCGAAGCCGATCCACACACATTGGTTCGCCGCATCCATTTCGCGATCACGGGTTTGCCACCCGACGCCGCGGCGATGCAAGCGGCCAGTTCGCCCGATTTTGACTACGTGGCGATGGTCGATGATTTGCTGCAAAGCGAAGCGTACGGAGAGAACCAAGCACGGTTCTGGTTGGACCTGGTTCGCTATGCTGATTCCGATGGCTACCGTGCCGATCATGCACGGCCTGATGCCCATCACTACCGCGACTATGTGATTCGATCGTTTAACGAAGACAAGCCATACGATCGCTTCATTCGCGAACAATTGGCTGGCGACGAAATTGACCCTGGCAATCGTGATGCCCACGTCGCGACGATGTACATGCGACATTGGATCTATGAACACAACCAACGCGATGTCGAGACGCAGTGGCATGAAATTCTGCACGACATCACCGAAACGACCAGCGACGTCTTTCTCGCTCAAGGATTGAAGTGTGCTCGATGCCACGATCACAAATTTGATCCGCTGTTGCAAAAAGACTTCTTTCGCATGAAGGCCTTCTTCGCTGCGTTTCAACCGGCCGAGGATCATCCGGTCGCCGACGCCGAGACACGCCGAATCTATCAACAGCAATACGCCAAGTGGGAGGCGGCGACGGCCGACATTCGCGAGCGACTGAGGGAGATCGAATACCCGGTCGCGATTCAACACGCGACACGCGAGAAGGCGGACAAATTCATCGACGAAATCAAAGCGATGATCCACAAACGGCCGCACGAACGGACTCCCTATGAACACCAAATCGCATCGCTCGCCGAGCGGCAATTTGATTTACCCTACGACAAGTTGTCCCAGTGGCTCAGCGAAGAACAGGAAGCGGAACGGCAAGCACTGCAAAAACAGTTGGCGGAGTTCGATTCGCTGAAACCCAAACCGCTGCCGACCATCGACTTCGTCGGCAGCGACGTCGGTCCGGTCGCTCCGGTGACGTACATTCTGGACGACAAAGACAAAACGCCGATCGCTCCTGGGTTCATCACCTTGCTGGACGAAAGTGACGCCGAGATCACGCCGCCGCCTGCATCGCTGCGTTCGACCGGACGCCGCACGGCGCTTGCCGAATGGATTGCCAGTCCCGATAACCCGCTCACCGCTCGCGTGATCGTCAACCGTATCTGGCAACAGCACTTTGGCACTGGACTGGTTGAAACATCCAGCGACTTTGGACGATTAGGGATCCCGCCAACGCATCCGCTACTGTTGGATTGGCTCGCGTCGCGGTTCATCGAAGAAGGTTGGAGCCTGAAGAAGCTGCACCGCCGCATCCTGTTGTCCGCGACCTACCGCCAAACGTCGCTGCGTCCGCTGGATGATGCACTTGCCGCTGCCGACCCGAACAATCAACTATTATGGCGGATGAACCCGCGGCGGTTGTCGGGTGAGGAGATCAACGACGCGGTGTTGATTGCCAGCGGTGAACTAAAATCGAAGAAGCGAGCGATTTACAAAACGGTCCGCCGCAATTCGCCGGATCCGTTGCTGGCGGCCTTTGACGCTCCGGATCGTATCCGCAGCGTCGGCAAACGCCACCGTACCACGACGTCGCCGCAAGCATTGTTATTGAGTAATGGATCATGGTCGCACGACCGGGCAGCGGCGATCAGCAAACGCTTTGCGCGTAGCGGTGACGACGAAATGTTGATCGCCAATGTCTATCAATCGTTGCTAAATCGCCCACCGAGCCTGGACGAAGTGCAAATGGCGATGGAGTTTCTCGACCACTATGCGGCTGCCACCGAGGACGAACCGGGTGAAAAGATCGAAACCTTGGTATCGATGCCCACCACAACCGGCACCGCGGTCGACTTGAAACCAGGCGGTCCGATCCGCATGAGTTTGGCGACGTCGAAAGAGCTGCCCGATGGTGATTTTACGGTCGAAGCGGTCGTGTTGTTGCGATCGCTGTACAAAGACGCCAACGTCCGCACGATCGTCGGTCATTGGAACGGCAGTCCGAAACGTGCAGGTTGGTCTTTTGGAGTCACATCGGCAAAAAGCGCTTACAAACCTCGCAATTTGATCCTGCAATTGGTCGGCAAGACTGCCACGGGTGACGAGCTTCATTACGAAGTTGTCGCTTCGAATTTGCGTCCCGAACTCAATAAACCGTACTACGTCGCCGCCAGCGTCAAGCTTGACGACACGTCGGAAAAGGGGATCACGTTCTACATGCGTGATTTGACAGACAAAAACGCGAAGCTACAGGTCGCACACGCGAAACATTCGGTCATCAAAGAGATTCGGCCTGAGAACGATTTGACGATCGGGGATCGATTCGGCAAACATCAATGGGATGGATTGATCGACAGTATTCGCATCGAAGCCAGAGCACGCGATTTGTCCAAAGTCGCTCAGGCCGATTCACCCGAGGGGCTTCCGAACTATGTGATTGATTGGCAGTTCGAGAATAAAGACAGCATCGGTTTTGATTCATCGGGTAACAAGCATCACGCTTGGGCAAGTATCAAAAATTCGACAGTTGCTCCGCCAAGCGACCGGGCTCGCGTGGCGTTGGTGCACGCGTTGTTGAATTCGAACGAATTTATTTATGTCGATTAA
- a CDS encoding DUF1501 domain-containing protein — MTSTFSRREMLLQSGTGFGALALAGMLGGVGSASEATDAASPLMSKLTHHPARAKSVIFLFMEGGPSHIDTFDPKPAIQKLAGKPLPDSFGRVITAMGEFDSPVLESKRKWKQHGESGLWISDWLPHMATRADDLAVIRSCWTNGINHSGGVCQMNTGTQFAGRPSLGSWVTYGLGTQNQNLPAFVVMQDKGTVVNGPRNWGTGFMPAIYQGTQMQIEGTPFANLDVPKHVTPRQQRIELDYLAAINRRHMQTRSDNSELEARIRSYELAYQMQSHAPEAVDLSQETAETKSLYGMDEKETSEFGRNCLLARRMVERGVRFIQLYHGAGSQWDAHSNIESNHTKMCRGMDKPVAGLLTDLARRGLLDETLVVWGGEFGRTPMSEQGNGRDHNPTGFTMVMAGGGVKAGQAFGATDEVGLHAVEDRVHVHDLHSTILYLMGIDHKKLIYVNKGRPERIDENEGRVFKKVVG; from the coding sequence ATGACATCGACTTTTTCGCGACGCGAAATGCTGCTGCAAAGTGGGACTGGATTTGGCGCCCTTGCGCTGGCGGGAATGCTTGGCGGTGTCGGTTCGGCATCGGAGGCGACCGATGCGGCATCGCCGTTGATGTCCAAATTGACGCATCATCCGGCGCGAGCCAAGAGCGTGATTTTTCTGTTCATGGAAGGCGGCCCTAGTCACATCGACACGTTTGATCCGAAGCCCGCGATCCAAAAGCTGGCCGGTAAACCGCTGCCCGATTCGTTTGGCCGCGTGATCACGGCGATGGGTGAATTCGATTCACCGGTGCTGGAGTCCAAACGGAAATGGAAACAACACGGCGAAAGCGGGCTGTGGATTTCGGATTGGTTGCCGCACATGGCGACACGCGCGGACGACTTGGCGGTGATCCGGTCATGCTGGACCAACGGAATCAACCATTCCGGAGGCGTCTGCCAAATGAACACGGGAACTCAATTCGCGGGCCGTCCGTCGCTAGGCAGTTGGGTCACGTATGGACTGGGAACGCAGAACCAAAATCTACCGGCCTTTGTGGTGATGCAAGACAAGGGAACGGTGGTCAACGGACCGCGGAACTGGGGCACCGGCTTTATGCCAGCGATCTACCAGGGGACCCAAATGCAGATCGAAGGAACTCCGTTTGCGAACTTGGACGTCCCCAAACACGTTACCCCTCGGCAACAGCGGATCGAGCTGGACTACCTTGCCGCCATCAACCGCCGGCACATGCAAACGCGAAGCGACAACAGCGAGCTGGAAGCACGGATTCGCAGCTACGAGCTGGCTTATCAAATGCAAAGCCATGCTCCCGAGGCAGTCGATTTGTCACAGGAGACAGCCGAAACCAAATCGCTGTATGGAATGGACGAGAAGGAGACGTCCGAGTTTGGACGCAATTGCTTATTGGCGCGTCGAATGGTCGAACGTGGAGTGCGATTCATCCAGCTTTACCATGGGGCGGGCAGTCAATGGGACGCGCACAGCAACATCGAATCGAACCATACCAAGATGTGCCGCGGGATGGACAAACCGGTAGCCGGTTTGCTGACCGATTTGGCACGTCGCGGGCTGCTCGATGAAACGTTGGTCGTGTGGGGCGGCGAGTTTGGACGCACGCCGATGAGCGAGCAGGGGAACGGCCGCGACCACAACCCGACAGGCTTCACGATGGTGATGGCAGGCGGTGGTGTGAAAGCAGGACAAGCATTCGGCGCGACCGACGAGGTCGGACTGCACGCAGTGGAGGACCGAGTGCATGTGCATGATTTGCACAGCACGATATTGTACTTGATGGGCATCGACCATAAAAAACTGATCTACGTCAATAAAGGACGGCCGGAGCGGATCGACGAAAACGAAGGCCGGGTGTTTAAGAAAGTTGTGGGGTAA
- a CDS encoding endonuclease domain-containing protein has product MAIRENPNTTIKARELRARQTKAESLLWRVLRGRRLCGLKFRRQHPIEPFITDFACIQRKQIVEIDGGYHDAIYEADESRQRYIESRGWDVLRFSNEDVLADVEAVAIGIAKHLQLEPVFEGRKPR; this is encoded by the coding sequence ATGGCGATTCGAGAAAACCCAAACACAACCATCAAAGCTCGCGAACTTCGTGCGAGGCAAACAAAAGCAGAGTCACTGTTATGGCGAGTGCTTCGCGGCCGGAGACTTTGCGGGCTTAAGTTCCGGCGGCAACACCCGATCGAACCCTTCATCACGGATTTCGCATGTATTCAGCGGAAGCAAATTGTGGAAATCGATGGAGGATACCACGATGCGATCTACGAAGCGGACGAATCACGCCAGCGATACATCGAGAGTCGAGGCTGGGACGTGTTACGTTTTTCAAACGAAGACGTGCTCGCCGATGTCGAAGCGGTAGCGATCGGGATCGCTAAACACTTGCAGCTCGAACCAGTGTTTGAAGGAAGAAAGCCAAGATAA
- a CDS encoding mechanosensitive ion channel domain-containing protein: MIAASITCPVLAQTSETSDSTATVTDNPLEKTDAVDAKTIEAGQAALAASDNLDDTLKTSLEDVYQQAKQNLSSAEASNKNIQQFELMATDAPARMKEIRSQLDSNEVVKWTLDPDASVESIKQQIAETQLALNNAISEDGKLTAEPARRQKRLAEIPTEISAAEKELKQVEEQIAVPALAGEPAVQTQARMTQLRSKRQALKKKIEELKKEQAAYLATSDLLPLQRQLSERKTAQLRSELDAMQSALTQRQRSEVADTMQGLRDDLKQVPEELKPLVQSNIEVTERLNKLVGESSRARIRKTEIEQAYDEVKNSLEVSQDRLEAVGLTDALGLMLRNKRRDFEELSAKYRPRADLQEKIQEHQISVFELEDEAAKVEQQIAEMPADTPESDTELTLLKKRKELLASTIQAQNEILDTMLTADTQRRQLRSVIDEYIDFVDQNVFWIRSSPIFSVSELRYIAPAAAWLADIDNWKSVFDQLLRSFLTRPLRSLIGVLVVLTLVFYRSRLRRWVREFGDEALRTDTTFSCTASALLFSIVLACIWPAFFGFIGWALLGNLAVDPFVTGIGNAFAVTAIFVASRELIKEVCRDKGLAQAHFGWDDSIRKMLRFHLRWYTVLGGTLIFLMMTLYEHPDEQIRATASRLTTIALFLVTAAFNNVIFSVNSPIFTQVRRDNPDSKVYRWRRLIWLVLTGFPIVFTGLALAGFLDTAFNLGRLMQTSFLMLVMLLLVMALAFRWLSLRYRDVARRQARELREKKLAAMQASAAEGLPTDIGIELQEEDKADLPKLDRQTRQLVYVMATVIAISGLALIWSNVLPAIEIFDRIELWQVTVGENMEIETVTLRDLMYSIMVIVVLVYSARNLPGLLELFVLRKTSLDSGARYALTTILRYTLTVVGAFIVLNILSVPWTQLGWLLAAASVGLGFGLQEIVANFVSGIILLLERPVRVGDIVTIDGTTGVVSRIQMRATTVTSWERKELVVPNKDLITGKILNWSLSNVINRLSIEVGVEYDADPNQVREILERVVREHPDVMDDPAPLINFESFGDSSLNFAIRFYLATLDRRVGVTHEVNTAIIKAFREANISIPFPQRDVNFSVKTETMPLGVQLDRSSRNGDRK, translated from the coding sequence TTGATCGCGGCTTCAATCACCTGCCCCGTGCTGGCGCAAACCTCGGAAACGAGTGACTCGACCGCCACGGTCACCGATAATCCGCTAGAGAAAACCGACGCCGTTGATGCGAAAACGATCGAGGCGGGGCAAGCCGCACTGGCCGCCAGCGATAACTTGGACGACACATTAAAAACTTCGCTCGAAGATGTGTATCAGCAAGCCAAGCAGAACCTCAGTTCCGCTGAAGCCAGCAACAAGAACATTCAACAGTTCGAATTGATGGCGACCGATGCGCCTGCACGGATGAAAGAGATCCGATCCCAGCTTGACAGCAATGAGGTTGTCAAATGGACGCTTGACCCCGATGCCTCGGTTGAATCGATCAAGCAACAGATCGCGGAAACGCAGCTCGCCCTCAACAATGCGATCAGTGAAGATGGGAAACTGACGGCCGAGCCAGCTCGCCGGCAAAAGCGACTTGCGGAAATTCCCACCGAGATCAGTGCCGCAGAAAAAGAGCTCAAGCAGGTAGAAGAACAAATCGCCGTTCCCGCATTGGCCGGCGAGCCTGCGGTGCAGACGCAAGCTCGGATGACGCAATTGCGTTCGAAGCGTCAAGCATTGAAAAAGAAAATCGAGGAGCTCAAGAAAGAGCAGGCGGCGTATCTCGCCACCAGCGACCTGCTGCCGTTGCAACGTCAACTGTCGGAACGGAAAACGGCTCAACTTCGTAGCGAGCTTGATGCAATGCAATCCGCATTGACCCAGCGTCAACGCAGCGAGGTTGCTGACACAATGCAGGGGTTACGCGATGACTTGAAGCAAGTTCCCGAAGAACTAAAACCGCTGGTCCAAAGCAATATCGAAGTCACCGAGCGACTTAACAAATTGGTGGGTGAGTCATCCCGAGCACGGATTCGGAAGACCGAAATCGAACAAGCTTATGACGAGGTCAAAAATTCTCTGGAAGTATCGCAAGATCGGCTGGAGGCCGTCGGGCTGACCGACGCGCTGGGATTGATGCTGCGAAACAAACGGCGAGATTTCGAAGAGCTGAGTGCCAAGTATCGTCCGCGAGCCGATTTGCAAGAAAAGATCCAAGAACACCAAATCAGCGTTTTTGAACTGGAGGACGAAGCGGCCAAGGTCGAGCAACAAATCGCGGAGATGCCTGCGGATACCCCTGAAAGTGATACCGAGCTCACCTTGCTGAAAAAACGCAAGGAGTTATTGGCGTCAACCATTCAAGCTCAAAACGAAATCCTCGACACGATGTTGACTGCCGATACGCAGCGACGGCAGTTGCGGTCAGTCATCGATGAGTACATCGATTTCGTGGATCAAAACGTATTTTGGATCCGTAGCTCTCCCATTTTTTCGGTTTCCGAATTGCGTTATATCGCTCCTGCTGCCGCATGGTTGGCCGACATTGATAACTGGAAATCGGTTTTTGATCAATTGCTGCGAAGCTTCCTGACGAGGCCGCTTCGATCGCTGATCGGGGTGCTGGTCGTTTTGACATTGGTGTTCTATCGGTCTCGTTTGCGGCGTTGGGTACGCGAATTCGGTGACGAGGCGTTGCGGACCGATACGACGTTTAGTTGCACCGCGTCGGCCCTGTTGTTTTCGATCGTCTTGGCTTGTATTTGGCCTGCATTTTTTGGCTTTATCGGTTGGGCGCTGCTTGGGAATCTCGCGGTGGATCCGTTCGTGACCGGCATTGGCAATGCCTTTGCCGTTACCGCGATCTTCGTCGCGTCTCGCGAACTGATCAAAGAGGTTTGTCGTGATAAAGGTTTGGCGCAGGCCCATTTCGGCTGGGACGACTCGATCCGCAAAATGCTACGTTTCCATTTGCGTTGGTACACCGTGCTGGGTGGTACGCTGATCTTCTTGATGATGACGCTGTACGAACATCCCGACGAACAAATTCGTGCAACCGCATCCAGGTTGACGACGATCGCTTTGTTTTTGGTGACCGCGGCATTCAATAACGTCATCTTTTCGGTCAACAGTCCAATCTTTACCCAAGTCCGCCGCGATAATCCCGATTCCAAAGTGTATCGTTGGCGTCGTTTGATCTGGCTCGTCTTGACCGGATTTCCGATCGTCTTCACCGGCCTTGCCCTCGCCGGATTTCTGGATACGGCGTTCAACTTGGGCAGACTGATGCAAACGTCATTCTTGATGCTGGTGATGTTGCTACTCGTCATGGCACTCGCTTTCCGTTGGCTGAGTCTTCGCTACCGTGACGTGGCGAGACGACAAGCACGCGAGTTGCGTGAGAAAAAATTGGCAGCGATGCAAGCTTCGGCTGCCGAAGGTCTACCCACCGACATCGGTATCGAACTTCAAGAAGAAGACAAAGCCGATCTGCCCAAGCTGGACCGGCAAACACGTCAATTGGTCTATGTGATGGCCACGGTGATCGCAATTAGTGGTCTGGCGTTGATCTGGAGCAATGTTTTGCCGGCGATCGAAATTTTTGATCGCATCGAACTTTGGCAAGTTACGGTCGGTGAGAACATGGAGATCGAAACCGTCACGCTTCGCGATCTGATGTATTCGATCATGGTGATTGTGGTCTTGGTCTATTCAGCGCGGAACTTACCAGGCTTACTCGAGCTCTTCGTGCTGCGAAAAACGTCGCTCGACAGCGGAGCTCGGTATGCATTGACCACGATTTTGCGTTACACGTTAACCGTGGTTGGGGCGTTTATTGTTTTGAACATTCTCAGCGTGCCGTGGACCCAGCTTGGTTGGTTGTTGGCCGCGGCATCGGTCGGTCTCGGTTTTGGTTTGCAAGAGATTGTCGCCAACTTCGTCTCGGGGATCATTCTGTTACTCGAGCGACCGGTTCGCGTCGGAGACATCGTCACCATCGACGGCACCACAGGAGTCGTATCACGCATCCAAATGCGAGCGACGACCGTGACCAGTTGGGAACGCAAGGAGTTGGTGGTGCCCAATAAGGATTTGATCACGGGCAAGATCCTCAATTGGTCGCTCTCCAACGTGATCAATCGTTTGTCGATCGAAGTCGGAGTTGAATACGACGCAGATCCCAATCAAGTCCGCGAGATTCTGGAACGCGTGGTCCGCGAGCACCCAGACGTGATGGATGACCCCGCGCCATTGATTAATTTCGAGTCGTTTGGTGACAGTTCATTGAATTTCGCGATCCGCTTCTACTTAGCGACGCTTGATCGCCGAGTCGGAGTCACTCACGAAGTCAACACCGCGATCATCAAGGCATTCCGCGAGGCGAATATCTCGATCCCATTCCCACAACGCGACGTCAACTTCAGCGTGAAAACGGAAACAATGCCCCTCGGAGTCCAGCTGGACCGCAGCAGCCGCAACGGCGACCGCAAGTAG